The following coding sequences are from one Pseudomonas mendocina window:
- a CDS encoding flagellar hook-length control protein FliK: MSEISSPRPLPPSAPVIRSTATAADMAVRLLQPLEGMLAAGESAKAEVIAVREQAQSFQLLLKLTLEGGRQATVQADSSRPLAQGTALTVTALSDTRLSVLLQPGGDKALTKLDLQQLPPGTLVQGKVISNAPMPAQNAQTIYRLVVNLLNTPLAGNKLAIDSPLNLPLGSLLSAQVQGSQSLAFLPLSGRLDQLVLGQQLAAQQNRQASLEGLFKGLQGLAGTDDALRGSIDKLLGALPDSSQLSTAKGLAQALEGSGLLLEAKLLQGQTSGLAQDLKANLLRLIAQLAPQLPGGAGTLSGLQNALSQNLPNLARQLLGVNANGTARQQALTFPLPSRLLQNMDGEADLETLLKLAAAAISRLQTHQLSSLAQTQVDANGNLLTTWQLELPMRHQQEVIPLQIKLQREEQNAKGEKNEPKETLWRIDLAFDLDHLGPLQVRAQLLRGSLSSQLWAERADTASLISAELGNLRERLQSAGLEVGELACSQGMPPQGPKTSLEQRWVDETA; the protein is encoded by the coding sequence ATGAGCGAAATCAGCAGCCCACGCCCGCTTCCCCCTTCGGCGCCGGTCATCCGCAGTACGGCGACGGCCGCCGATATGGCCGTGCGCCTGCTGCAACCGCTGGAAGGCATGCTGGCCGCCGGTGAAAGTGCCAAGGCCGAAGTGATCGCCGTACGCGAGCAAGCGCAGAGCTTTCAATTGCTGCTCAAGCTGACGCTGGAGGGCGGCCGCCAGGCGACCGTGCAGGCGGACAGCTCGCGGCCGCTGGCGCAGGGCACTGCCCTGACCGTTACTGCACTGTCTGACACGCGCCTGAGCGTGCTGCTGCAACCCGGTGGCGACAAGGCCCTGACCAAGCTCGACCTGCAGCAACTACCACCCGGCACGCTGGTACAGGGCAAGGTCATCAGCAATGCCCCGATGCCTGCGCAGAATGCACAAACGATCTATCGCCTGGTGGTCAACCTGCTCAACACACCGCTGGCCGGCAACAAGCTGGCCATCGACAGCCCCCTGAACCTGCCGCTCGGCAGCCTGCTCAGCGCCCAGGTACAAGGCAGCCAGAGCCTCGCCTTTCTACCGCTCAGCGGCCGCCTCGATCAGTTGGTTCTAGGCCAGCAACTGGCCGCCCAGCAAAACCGCCAGGCCTCGCTGGAAGGCTTGTTCAAAGGCTTGCAAGGACTGGCCGGTACTGACGACGCGCTGCGCGGCAGTATCGACAAGCTGCTCGGCGCCCTCCCCGACAGCAGCCAACTCAGCACCGCCAAGGGCCTGGCGCAGGCGCTCGAAGGCAGTGGCCTACTGCTTGAGGCCAAACTGCTACAAGGCCAGACCAGTGGCCTGGCGCAGGATCTCAAAGCCAACCTGCTGCGCCTGATCGCGCAACTGGCCCCACAACTGCCCGGCGGCGCCGGCACCCTGAGCGGCCTGCAGAACGCCCTCAGCCAGAATCTGCCGAACCTGGCCAGGCAACTACTCGGCGTCAACGCCAACGGTACGGCCCGCCAGCAGGCACTAACCTTTCCCCTGCCCTCACGACTGCTGCAGAACATGGACGGTGAGGCCGACCTGGAAACCCTGCTCAAGCTCGCCGCTGCTGCCATATCCAGGCTGCAGACCCACCAGCTATCGAGCCTGGCGCAGACTCAGGTAGACGCCAACGGCAACCTGCTGACCACCTGGCAGCTTGAGCTGCCGATGCGCCATCAACAGGAAGTGATTCCGCTGCAGATCAAGCTGCAGCGCGAGGAACAGAACGCCAAGGGCGAGAAGAACGAACCCAAGGAAACCCTCTGGCGAATCGACCTGGCCTTCGATCTGGATCACCTGGGCCCGCTGCAGGTTCGTGCCCAGCTACTGCGCGGCAGCCTCTCCAGCCAGCTGTGGGCCGAGCGCGCCGATACCGCATCGCTGATCAGCGCCGAGCTGGGCAACCTGCGTGAGCGCCTGCAGTCTGCTGGCTTGGAGGTAGGCGAGTTGGCCTGCAGTCAGGGCATGCCGCCCCAGGGGCCGAAGACCTCGCTGGAACAACGCTGGGTGGACGAAACCGCATGA
- the ccmA gene encoding cytochrome c biogenesis heme-transporting ATPase CcmA, translated as MTRPVPLLEAVALSCERDWRMLFEQLAFRLDAGDMLQISGPNGSGKTSLLRLIAGLRQPTAGDILLQGKALSEQRSELARNLLWIGHAAGIKGLLTAEENLAWLCALHRPSSREAIWQALEAVGLRGFEDVPCHTLSAGQQRRVALARLYLADTPPLWVLDEPFTALDKSGVAQLEAHLAGHCERGGVVVLTTHHSLQHKPVTYRDLDLGQHAA; from the coding sequence ATGACCCGTCCCGTTCCCCTTCTAGAAGCCGTGGCGCTCAGCTGTGAGCGGGATTGGCGCATGCTTTTCGAGCAGTTGGCGTTTCGCCTCGACGCTGGCGACATGCTGCAGATCAGTGGGCCCAATGGCAGCGGCAAGACCAGCCTGCTGCGCCTGATTGCCGGTCTGCGCCAGCCGACCGCCGGCGATATCCTGCTGCAGGGCAAGGCCTTGTCCGAGCAACGCAGTGAGCTAGCGCGCAACCTGCTGTGGATCGGTCATGCCGCCGGCATCAAGGGCCTGCTGACTGCCGAAGAGAATCTGGCCTGGCTCTGCGCGCTGCACCGTCCTTCCAGCCGCGAGGCGATCTGGCAGGCGCTTGAGGCGGTCGGTCTGCGTGGTTTTGAGGACGTTCCCTGTCACACCCTGTCTGCTGGCCAGCAGCGCCGCGTGGCCCTGGCGCGCCTGTACCTTGCCGATACGCCGCCGCTGTGGGTGCTCGATGAACCCTTCACCGCTTTGGACAAGAGCGGTGTGGCGCAACTCGAAGCGCACTTGGCCGGGCACTGCGAACGCGGTGGTGTGGTGGTGCTGACCACTCACCACAGCCTGCAGCACAAGCCGGTGACCTATCGCGACCTGGATCTGGGGCAACACGCCGCATGA
- the ccmB gene encoding heme exporter protein CcmB, which produces MSNVFTQLLSREMRLLARRPSDLANPLVFFAIVIALFPLAVGPETQLLQTLSPGLVWVAALLAVLLSLDGLFRSDFEDGSLEQWVLSSHPLPLLVLAKVLAHWLFSGLALVLLAPLLALMLGLPGRCLPVLLISLLLGTPVLSLLGAVGAALTVGLKRGGLLLALLILPLYIPVLILGSGALQAALQGLPATGHLLWLASLTALAVTLTPFAIAAGLTISVGE; this is translated from the coding sequence ATGAGTAACGTCTTCACTCAGCTGCTGTCGCGCGAGATGCGCCTGTTGGCGCGCCGCCCGTCCGATCTGGCCAACCCCCTGGTGTTCTTCGCCATCGTCATCGCCCTGTTTCCATTGGCGGTGGGGCCGGAGACGCAATTGTTGCAAACCCTTTCTCCGGGCCTGGTCTGGGTAGCGGCGCTTTTGGCCGTGCTGCTCTCGCTGGACGGGCTTTTCCGCAGTGATTTCGAGGACGGCTCGCTCGAGCAGTGGGTCCTTTCGTCGCACCCCCTGCCTCTTCTGGTGTTGGCCAAGGTGCTGGCACACTGGCTGTTCAGTGGGCTGGCGCTGGTTTTGCTGGCGCCCTTGCTGGCGCTGATGCTCGGTTTGCCAGGGCGTTGCCTGCCGGTTCTGCTGATTTCCCTGCTGCTTGGCACCCCGGTGCTGAGCCTGCTCGGCGCGGTGGGCGCGGCGCTCACCGTGGGCCTCAAGCGCGGCGGCCTGCTGCTGGCGCTGCTGATTCTGCCGCTGTACATCCCGGTGCTGATCTTGGGCAGCGGGGCGTTGCAGGCGGCCCTGCAAGGACTGCCGGCGACCGGTCATCTGTTGTGGCTGGCCAGCCTCACCGCCTTGGCGGTGACCCTGACACCTTTTGCGATTGCCGCCGGTCTGACCATCAGCGTCGGCGAATAA
- a CDS encoding heme ABC transporter permease, with the protein MNWTWFHKWGSPKWFYEMSGRWLPWLSIAAVLLIAVGLVWGLAFAPPDYQQGNSFRIIYIHVPAAFLAQSIYVTLAIAGLVGLVWKMKLADVALQQAAPIGAWMTAIALLTGAIWGKPTWGTYWVWDARLTSMLILLFLYFGVIALGNAISNRDSAAKACAVLAIVGVVNIPIIKYSVEWWNSLHQTATFKVTEKPAMPVEMWLPLLLAVLGFYCFFGAVLLYRMRLEVLKRESRSSWVKAEVQNLVEGKA; encoded by the coding sequence ATGAACTGGACGTGGTTTCACAAATGGGGTTCGCCCAAGTGGTTCTATGAGATGAGCGGCCGCTGGCTGCCCTGGCTCAGCATCGCTGCCGTATTGCTGATCGCCGTTGGGCTGGTCTGGGGGCTGGCTTTCGCGCCGCCGGACTACCAGCAGGGCAACAGCTTTCGCATCATCTACATCCACGTTCCTGCGGCCTTTCTCGCTCAGTCCATCTACGTCACGTTGGCCATTGCCGGTCTGGTCGGCCTGGTGTGGAAGATGAAACTGGCCGACGTTGCGCTGCAGCAAGCCGCGCCCATCGGCGCCTGGATGACTGCCATCGCACTGCTCACCGGCGCCATCTGGGGCAAGCCGACCTGGGGCACCTACTGGGTCTGGGACGCGCGCCTGACTTCGATGCTGATCCTGCTGTTCCTCTACTTCGGTGTCATCGCCCTGGGCAACGCCATCAGCAACCGCGACAGTGCCGCCAAGGCCTGCGCCGTGCTGGCTATTGTCGGCGTGGTGAATATCCCGATCATCAAGTACTCGGTGGAGTGGTGGAACTCGTTGCACCAGACCGCCACTTTCAAGGTCACCGAGAAGCCCGCGATGCCCGTCGAGATGTGGCTGCCGCTGCTGCTCGCGGTGTTGGGTTTCTACTGTTTCTTTGGCGCTGTGCTGCTCTATCGCATGCGCCTGGAAGTGCTCAAGCGTGAATCGCGCAGCAGCTGGGTGAAAGCCGAAGTGCAGAACCTGGTGGAGGGCAAAGCATGA
- the ccmD gene encoding heme exporter protein CcmD, which produces MSFSSFAEFLAMGTHGPYVWSAYGISLAILALNVALPILARRRYLQDEARRLRREKSK; this is translated from the coding sequence ATGAGTTTCTCGTCCTTTGCCGAGTTCCTTGCCATGGGCACCCATGGCCCCTACGTCTGGAGCGCCTACGGCATCAGCCTGGCGATCCTGGCGTTGAATGTGGCGTTGCCGATCCTGGCGCGCCGCCGTTACCTGCAAGACGAGGCGCGTCGTTTGCGCCGGGAGAAGTCGAAGTGA
- the ccmE gene encoding cytochrome c maturation protein CcmE, with translation MNPVRKKRLYIVLAILCGVSIAVALALTALQENINLFYTPSQIANGEAPVDTRIRAGGLVEEGSVKRSADSLEVDFIVTDGAHGVTIRYQGILPDLFREGQGIVALGRVNEEGVLVADEVLAKHDENYMPPEVMQALEKSGMMQKHDEAKAAKQGYQQESAQ, from the coding sequence GTGAATCCGGTTCGCAAGAAACGTCTGTACATCGTCCTGGCCATCCTCTGCGGCGTCAGTATCGCCGTAGCGCTGGCGCTGACCGCATTGCAGGAGAACATCAACCTGTTCTACACCCCAAGCCAGATCGCCAATGGTGAGGCGCCGGTCGATACGCGTATCCGCGCTGGCGGTTTGGTGGAGGAGGGCTCGGTGAAGCGTTCGGCCGATTCGTTGGAAGTGGACTTCATCGTCACCGATGGCGCGCACGGTGTGACCATTCGCTATCAGGGCATCCTGCCGGATCTGTTCCGTGAAGGGCAGGGCATCGTCGCCCTGGGCCGGGTCAACGAAGAGGGCGTGCTGGTGGCCGACGAGGTACTGGCCAAGCACGACGAGAACTACATGCCGCCTGAAGTCATGCAGGCGCTGGAAAAGAGCGGAATGATGCAGAAGCACGATGAGGCCAAGGCCGCCAAGCAGGGCTATCAGCAGGAGAGCGCGCAATGA
- a CDS encoding heme lyase CcmF/NrfE family subunit, which translates to MIPELGHLAMILALCLCLVQATLPLIGAWRGDHQWMSLAQPAAWGQFAFLLFSFLCLTYAFMVDDFSVAYVANNSNTALPWYYKFSAVWGAHEGSLLLWALILAGWTFAVAIFSRHLPEEMLARVLAVMGMISVGFLLFLIVTSNPFERLLPNSPVDGRDLNPLLQDFGLIVHPPMLYMGYVGFSVAFAFAIAALLGGKLDAAWARWSRPWTIIAWAFLGIGIALGSWWAYYELGWGGWWFWDPVENASFMPWLVGTALIHSLAVTEKRGVFKSWTVLLAIAAFSLSLLGTFLVRSGVLTSVHAFATDPERGVFILAFLLVVVGGSLALFALRAPVVKSQVGFGLWSRETLLLVNNIVLIVAAAMILLGTLYPLVLDALTGAKLSVGPPYFNALFLPLMALLMAVIAVGVIVRWKDTPLNWLGRMLAPVLVASVVLALIATFVHGDFHWAVLAVCLLAFWVVLAGVRDILDKTRHKGLIKGLPSLTRSYWGMQMAHLGFAVCALGVVLTSLGSYERDLRMAPGDSVELAGYRFQFEGAVHHEGPNFISDKGTVRIFDGERQIKVLHPEKRLYTVQQSTMTEAGIDAGFTRDLFVALGEPLEQGAWAVRIHIKPFVRWIWLGGLLMAFGGFLAAADKRYRIKVRTRVRDALGLQEANA; encoded by the coding sequence ATGATTCCCGAGCTCGGCCATCTGGCGATGATCCTGGCGTTGTGCCTGTGCCTGGTGCAGGCGACCCTGCCACTGATCGGCGCCTGGCGTGGCGACCACCAGTGGATGAGCCTGGCGCAGCCGGCGGCATGGGGGCAATTCGCCTTCCTGCTGTTCTCCTTTCTGTGCCTGACCTATGCCTTCATGGTCGACGATTTTTCCGTCGCCTACGTGGCCAACAACTCCAACACGGCGCTGCCCTGGTATTACAAGTTCAGCGCCGTATGGGGCGCGCACGAAGGCTCCCTGTTGTTGTGGGCGCTGATCCTGGCGGGCTGGACCTTTGCTGTGGCGATCTTCTCGCGCCACCTGCCGGAAGAGATGCTCGCCCGCGTGCTGGCGGTGATGGGCATGATCAGCGTCGGCTTCCTGCTGTTTCTGATCGTCACCTCCAACCCCTTCGAGCGTCTGCTGCCGAACTCGCCTGTCGACGGTCGTGACCTCAACCCGCTGCTGCAGGACTTCGGCCTGATCGTGCATCCGCCGATGTTGTACATGGGGTATGTCGGCTTCTCGGTGGCCTTCGCCTTCGCCATCGCCGCGCTGCTGGGCGGCAAGCTCGACGCCGCTTGGGCACGCTGGTCGCGTCCGTGGACGATCATTGCCTGGGCCTTCCTCGGCATCGGTATCGCCCTGGGTTCCTGGTGGGCCTATTACGAGCTGGGTTGGGGCGGCTGGTGGTTCTGGGATCCGGTGGAGAACGCCTCCTTCATGCCCTGGCTGGTGGGTACCGCGTTGATTCACTCGCTGGCGGTGACCGAGAAGCGTGGCGTGTTCAAGAGCTGGACGGTGCTGCTGGCCATCGCAGCGTTCTCCCTCAGTCTGCTGGGCACCTTCCTGGTTCGTTCTGGCGTCTTGACCTCGGTACACGCCTTCGCAACCGATCCGGAGCGCGGCGTGTTCATCCTCGCCTTCCTGCTGGTGGTGGTCGGTGGTTCGCTGGCGCTGTTCGCCCTGCGCGCGCCTGTGGTCAAGAGCCAGGTCGGTTTCGGTCTGTGGTCGCGTGAGACGTTGCTGCTGGTCAACAACATCGTGCTCATCGTGGCGGCTGCGATGATCCTGCTCGGCACGCTCTACCCGCTGGTGCTCGATGCCCTGACCGGCGCCAAGCTCTCTGTCGGCCCGCCTTACTTCAATGCCTTGTTCCTGCCGTTGATGGCGCTGCTGATGGCGGTGATCGCGGTCGGCGTCATCGTGCGCTGGAAGGACACGCCGCTGAACTGGCTGGGCCGCATGCTGGCCCCGGTGCTGGTGGCCAGCGTGGTACTGGCGCTGATCGCCACCTTCGTTCACGGCGACTTCCACTGGGCGGTGCTGGCGGTCTGTCTGCTGGCCTTCTGGGTGGTGCTGGCGGGTGTGCGCGACATCCTCGACAAGACGCGCCACAAGGGCTTGATCAAGGGCCTGCCGAGCCTGACTCGCAGTTACTGGGGCATGCAGATGGCGCACCTGGGCTTTGCCGTGTGCGCTCTGGGTGTGGTGCTGACCAGCCTGGGCAGCTACGAGCGCGACCTGCGCATGGCGCCGGGTGACTCGGTAGAACTGGCTGGTTATCGCTTCCAGTTCGAGGGCGCGGTGCATCATGAAGGCCCCAACTTCATCTCCGACAAGGGCACGGTGCGGATCTTCGACGGTGAGCGCCAGATCAAGGTGCTGCATCCGGAGAAGCGCCTGTACACCGTGCAGCAGTCGACCATGACCGAGGCAGGCATCGATGCCGGTTTCACCCGTGACCTGTTCGTCGCCCTGGGTGAGCCGCTGGAGCAGGGTGCCTGGGCCGTGCGCATTCACATCAAGCCCTTCGTCCGTTGGATCTGGCTCGGCGGCTTGCTGATGGCCTTCGGCGGCTTCCTCGCTGCAGCCGACAAGCGCTACCGGATCAAGGTCAGAACCCGCGTGCGTGATGCTCTGGGCTTGCAGGAGGCCAACGCATGA
- a CDS encoding DsbE family thiol:disulfide interchange protein, translating to MRRLLLLLPLLAFLSIAVFLYRGLFLDPSELPSALIGKPFPAFSLPALDNPERTLTQDDLKGKPALVNVWATWCPACRHEHPVLNKLAEAGVVIHGINYKDQREPAQKWLRDLHNPYQLNIEDAKGSLGLDLGVYGAPETFFIDAKGIIRHKYVGAIDERIWREKLAPVYQELVDEAQP from the coding sequence ATGAGACGTTTGCTGCTGCTTTTGCCGCTGCTGGCCTTTCTCAGCATCGCGGTATTTCTCTACCGCGGCTTGTTCCTCGATCCGTCGGAGCTGCCCTCGGCGTTGATCGGCAAGCCGTTCCCGGCCTTCAGCCTGCCGGCGCTGGACAACCCCGAGCGCACCCTGACCCAGGACGACCTCAAGGGCAAGCCGGCCCTGGTCAACGTCTGGGCCACCTGGTGCCCGGCCTGCCGTCACGAACACCCGGTGCTGAACAAGCTGGCCGAAGCCGGTGTGGTGATCCACGGTATCAACTACAAGGATCAGCGTGAGCCGGCGCAGAAATGGCTGCGTGATCTGCACAATCCCTACCAGCTCAATATCGAGGACGCCAAGGGCAGCCTCGGTCTCGACCTGGGTGTATACGGTGCACCGGAAACCTTCTTCATAGACGCCAAGGGCATCATCCGCCACAAGTACGTCGGAGCCATCGACGAGCGTATCTGGCGTGAAAAACTGGCGCCGGTCTATCAGGAACTGGTCGACGAGGCTCAGCCATGA
- a CDS encoding cytochrome c-type biogenesis protein produces MKRLLISVGLALGLLASAHAAIDTFEFANEAERQRYRNLVEELRCPKCQNQNIADSDAPIAMDLRGEIYRMLEEGKSNEEIIDFLVSRYGDFVLYKPPLTSRTLLLWYGPAGLLVIGFGVLGVILLRRRGQQKSRSAAGLSADEQQRLAALLDQASQDKKDR; encoded by the coding sequence ATGAAGCGCCTGCTGATTTCCGTCGGCCTGGCGCTCGGTCTGCTGGCCAGCGCTCATGCCGCCATCGATACCTTCGAGTTCGCCAACGAGGCTGAGCGCCAGCGTTATCGCAACCTGGTCGAAGAGCTGCGCTGCCCGAAATGCCAGAACCAGAACATCGCCGACTCCGATGCGCCGATTGCCATGGATCTGCGCGGCGAAATCTACCGCATGCTGGAAGAGGGCAAGAGCAACGAGGAAATCATCGATTTCCTGGTCTCGCGCTATGGCGACTTCGTGCTCTACAAGCCACCGCTGACCAGTCGCACGCTGCTGCTCTGGTACGGCCCGGCCGGCCTGCTGGTGATCGGCTTCGGCGTGCTTGGCGTGATTCTGCTGCGCCGCCGCGGGCAGCAGAAAAGCCGTTCGGCCGCAGGCCTCTCCGCTGATGAGCAACAGCGCCTCGCCGCGTTGCTCGACCAAGCCTCTCAGGACAAGAAAGACCGATGA
- the ccmI gene encoding c-type cytochrome biogenesis protein CcmI: MIDFWLPAGLLLLTALAFLLIPVLRIRKLQAEEDRTALNVTLYQERLQELETQRQAGVLDDAQLEAGRAEAARELLDDTEGVQRRSSVLGGKIPLVSALLVPVLGVALYLHWGAIDQVEMTRQMAAQQPQSIEEMTARLEQTVKDQPESAEAWYFLGRTYMAQERANDAAKAFEQAVNLAGRAPELLGQWAQALYFARDKQWSGELQALTDEALKADPEEVTSLGLLGIAAYESQRYADAVRYWERLVAVLPEQDPSRMAIASGIERARQQIGEGESPSAAAEPTAKVHALEVSVSLTPEVQAQVQPDDAVFVFARALSGPPMPLAVKRLKVSDLPTQISLSDVDAMMPELKLSRFDQVQLVARVSREGNATKGEWIGQSGPVSNIARDTQALLIDSRDGQAQ; encoded by the coding sequence ATGATCGATTTCTGGTTGCCCGCCGGGCTGCTGTTGCTGACTGCCCTGGCATTTCTGCTGATTCCGGTGCTGCGTATTCGCAAGCTGCAGGCTGAAGAAGACCGCACCGCACTCAACGTCACGCTTTATCAGGAACGTCTGCAGGAGCTGGAAACCCAACGCCAGGCTGGCGTGCTCGATGACGCCCAGCTCGAAGCCGGCCGCGCCGAGGCCGCTCGCGAGCTGCTGGATGACACCGAGGGCGTGCAGCGCCGCAGCAGCGTGCTCGGTGGCAAGATTCCATTGGTATCGGCATTGCTGGTGCCGGTGCTGGGCGTTGCGCTGTACCTGCACTGGGGTGCCATCGATCAGGTCGAGATGACGCGTCAAATGGCTGCTCAGCAACCGCAGAGCATCGAAGAGATGACCGCGCGTCTGGAACAGACCGTCAAGGATCAGCCCGAGTCGGCCGAAGCCTGGTACTTCCTCGGCCGTACCTACATGGCTCAGGAGCGTGCGAACGACGCGGCCAAGGCCTTCGAGCAGGCGGTGAACCTGGCTGGTCGTGCGCCGGAGTTGCTCGGTCAGTGGGCTCAGGCCCTGTATTTCGCCCGCGACAAACAATGGAGCGGCGAGCTGCAGGCGTTGACCGACGAGGCGCTCAAGGCAGATCCTGAAGAGGTCACCAGCCTCGGCCTGCTCGGTATCGCGGCCTATGAAAGCCAGCGCTATGCCGATGCCGTACGCTACTGGGAGCGCCTGGTTGCCGTGCTGCCGGAGCAGGACCCATCGCGCATGGCGATTGCCAGTGGTATCGAGCGTGCCCGTCAGCAGATTGGCGAAGGCGAGAGCCCGAGTGCTGCAGCCGAACCGACTGCCAAGGTCCATGCGCTGGAGGTGAGTGTGTCGCTGACGCCTGAAGTGCAGGCCCAGGTGCAGCCTGACGATGCCGTCTTCGTCTTCGCTCGCGCCCTCAGTGGTCCGCCGATGCCGTTGGCGGTCAAACGACTGAAGGTCTCTGACCTGCCGACCCAGATCAGCCTTTCCGATGTGGATGCGATGATGCCCGAGCTCAAACTGTCTCGTTTCGACCAGGTACAACTGGTGGCCCGCGTTTCTCGCGAAGGCAACGCTACCAAGGGCGAGTGGATCGGCCAGAGCGGCCCGGTCTCCAACATTGCCCGTGACACCCAGGCGCTGCTGATCGACAGCCGCGACGGGCAAGCCCAATGA
- a CDS encoding sterol desaturase family protein: MRAALLRYLYAPCFSLGLSALAICLVGYWHLGLWCLPVLLLLAIGLSALAEAQVPYQPEWNQPHHDAWRDRWHALVNETLNILGVLSIPLLATLLPALELWPHTWPFWLQVLMAIVVADLGITLMHWLSHRSAWLWRLHAVHHSVRRMYGFNGLMKHPLHQGLEALAGTLPLILLGMPVDIAGVLAFAIGVQLLLQHSNVDMRIGPLRHLFAWAPVHRFHHLRYGRAGDVNFALFFSFWDRLLGTAFHADYQVASDDLGIGSQPDYPDDYLAQLAEPFVDRAGHVAAPVLPLGLRRSVDQL; encoded by the coding sequence ATGCGTGCTGCACTGCTTCGTTATCTCTACGCCCCCTGTTTCAGCCTCGGCCTGAGCGCCCTGGCGATCTGCCTGGTGGGCTACTGGCACCTGGGCCTGTGGTGCCTGCCGGTTCTGCTGTTGCTGGCCATCGGCCTGTCTGCGCTGGCCGAGGCGCAGGTGCCTTATCAACCCGAATGGAACCAGCCGCACCACGATGCATGGCGTGACCGCTGGCATGCACTGGTCAACGAAACACTGAACATCCTGGGCGTACTGAGCATCCCGCTGCTCGCAACGCTGCTGCCCGCCCTAGAGCTCTGGCCACATACCTGGCCGTTCTGGTTGCAGGTGCTGATGGCGATCGTTGTCGCCGACCTTGGCATCACTCTGATGCACTGGCTCAGCCACCGCAGTGCCTGGCTCTGGCGCCTGCACGCCGTGCATCACTCGGTGCGGCGCATGTATGGCTTCAACGGATTGATGAAGCACCCGCTGCATCAGGGACTGGAAGCACTGGCCGGCACGCTGCCGCTGATACTGCTGGGTATGCCGGTGGATATTGCAGGCGTACTGGCATTCGCCATCGGCGTGCAACTGCTGTTGCAGCACAGCAATGTCGACATGCGGATCGGCCCGTTGCGCCACTTGTTTGCTTGGGCACCCGTGCACCGTTTCCACCACCTGCGTTATGGCCGGGCTGGGGATGTGAACTTCGCGCTGTTCTTCAGTTTCTGGGATCGTTTGCTGGGCACGGCCTTTCACGCCGATTACCAGGTGGCCAGTGATGATCTCGGGATCGGTAGCCAGCCGGACTACCCGGACGATTATCTGGCGCAGTTGGCTGAGCCCTTCGTTGATCGCGCCGGGCATGTCGCTGCGCCCGTTCTGCCGCTCGGTTTGCGCCGCTCAGTCGATCAGCTGTAG
- a CDS encoding AraC family transcriptional regulator: MTAGWQGRLWLAKDYCLLDGCAGDTHTHAHYAHQLMLAHDGELRLMVDGQPLQGRRLLVPSMQPHAFIKPGQPMLALYAEPLAFQLAQLQGWQIEAPATPQALIEQLQHWPRPALDRRVKQALLGIDALLLEKIDALDLASQVRLSLSQLERLFGDQVGLSIRRLVLWRRLRLALAMVLRGSSLTDAAHAANFADSAHFSRTVRSLFGIQARTLHNLQLQLID, encoded by the coding sequence ATGACTGCGGGTTGGCAGGGGCGTTTGTGGCTGGCCAAGGACTATTGCCTGCTCGACGGCTGTGCGGGCGATACCCACACGCACGCGCATTACGCCCACCAGTTGATGCTGGCCCACGACGGCGAGCTACGCCTGATGGTCGATGGCCAGCCACTACAGGGCCGACGCCTGCTGGTACCCTCGATGCAGCCGCATGCCTTCATCAAGCCGGGCCAGCCGATGCTGGCGTTGTACGCCGAACCCCTGGCGTTCCAATTGGCGCAACTGCAGGGCTGGCAAATCGAAGCGCCAGCAACGCCGCAGGCACTCATCGAGCAATTGCAGCACTGGCCGAGGCCAGCACTGGATCGCCGGGTTAAACAGGCGCTGCTCGGCATCGATGCACTGTTGCTAGAAAAGATCGATGCCCTCGACCTGGCGAGCCAGGTTCGCTTGTCGCTCAGCCAACTGGAGCGCCTGTTCGGTGATCAGGTCGGTCTCTCCATCCGTCGACTGGTGCTTTGGCGGCGCCTGCGCCTGGCGCTAGCCATGGTGCTGCGGGGCAGCAGCCTCACCGACGCTGCCCATGCGGCGAACTTCGCCGACTCGGCACACTTCTCTCGCACGGTGCGCAGCCTGTTCGGCATCCAGGCGCGGACGCTGCACAACCTGCAGCTACAGCTGATCGACTGA